The following are encoded in a window of Flavobacterium psychrotrophum genomic DNA:
- a CDS encoding glycosyltransferase family 39 protein — translation MNKIILKLRNRDTQILTVIMVLAVFLRFFRLDFQSLWMDEIYTLLITDPSKGLKEFVSSIEATEGFPYMYYFVLRGFYAILGYSSLVARIPSAIAGVAAVYVVYLFVKHIYNKNAGLIAALLLAVNEFHIHFSQEARSYSIYAFLVLLSFYRLSVLIKQLSLKNTLWYALSVALVLNISFFGAINIVSQFFILALVFAYAPKEERKQIFSYGAITAAIALVSFLPNYRILKNMMAIKSFWLGPPQPDSLKNMFYIFLGEFEITIFIFSTLIIYYFFCVFKKQDTPATTNTFSANKDRYSFTLLISWFAIFIAGMYLKSYTGTSVVLDRYFISIMPVAVIVIAIAIAKISGKMVRTAIVVSIFTFTLLNILYIKKVYTSVYKSQYREVATYILHNNKAHDPVYTSLAQMYSYYLKVKDKTTDLRDSNLDNLLTTMAADTTKIKSFWYADAHVRPFNITDANKEFLSKYFTLEDNFEGFDAWSHHYILNTAENKELSPEKIAAIKQSKVEMAYNFDEFNQNGAEISVSGWAYLPDQDATNSRINVLLVKENRTIKMQTIQVVRKDVTADRKSFDFDNSGFRYVGIPKNVPAGTYQVGIYILDKATNKESVVVTDKTIEVQ, via the coding sequence ATGAACAAAATTATCTTAAAATTGCGTAACAGAGATACCCAGATACTAACAGTAATTATGGTATTGGCCGTATTTCTACGCTTTTTCAGGCTTGATTTTCAAAGCCTGTGGATGGACGAGATTTATACCCTGCTTATTACTGACCCTTCTAAAGGGTTAAAAGAATTTGTAAGTTCTATAGAGGCTACAGAGGGGTTTCCTTATATGTATTACTTTGTATTGAGAGGCTTTTATGCAATATTGGGATATTCCAGCCTCGTTGCACGCATTCCTTCGGCTATTGCAGGGGTTGCGGCCGTATATGTAGTGTATTTGTTTGTAAAACATATTTATAACAAAAACGCAGGGCTTATAGCTGCGCTACTATTAGCCGTTAATGAGTTCCACATACATTTTTCGCAGGAGGCAAGGTCTTACAGTATTTATGCTTTTTTAGTACTACTGTCTTTTTACAGGTTATCGGTTTTAATAAAACAACTTTCGCTTAAAAATACACTATGGTATGCGCTGTCTGTAGCGCTGGTATTAAACATCAGTTTTTTTGGCGCTATCAATATTGTTTCGCAATTTTTTATCCTTGCACTGGTATTTGCCTATGCCCCAAAAGAAGAACGAAAACAGATTTTTAGTTATGGGGCAATTACAGCAGCTATAGCGCTGGTTTCTTTTTTGCCAAATTACCGCATTCTTAAAAACATGATGGCCATAAAATCATTTTGGTTAGGCCCGCCACAGCCAGACTCTTTAAAAAATATGTTCTACATCTTTTTAGGCGAGTTTGAAATAACAATATTCATTTTCTCTACCCTTATCATATACTACTTTTTTTGTGTGTTTAAAAAACAAGACACACCGGCAACTACAAATACTTTTAGCGCAAACAAAGACCGCTACAGCTTTACACTGCTTATTTCGTGGTTTGCCATATTTATAGCCGGTATGTATCTAAAATCATATACAGGTACATCTGTTGTGTTAGACAGGTATTTTATAAGCATCATGCCGGTAGCAGTAATTGTTATTGCCATTGCAATAGCTAAAATTTCCGGCAAAATGGTGCGCACAGCCATTGTAGTTAGTATTTTTACCTTTACGCTGCTCAATATTTTGTATATCAAAAAGGTGTATACATCTGTATATAAATCGCAGTACCGCGAGGTTGCCACATATATACTGCATAATAATAAAGCGCACGACCCGGTATACACAAGCCTTGCCCAAATGTATAGTTACTACCTTAAGGTAAAAGATAAAACTACAGACCTTAGAGACAGTAACCTGGATAACCTTCTTACAACAATGGCGGCAGATACTACAAAAATTAAATCTTTTTGGTATGCAGATGCACACGTTAGGCCATTTAACATTACAGATGCCAATAAAGAGTTTTTAAGTAAATATTTTACCCTCGAAGATAATTTTGAAGGATTTGATGCCTGGTCGCACCACTATATTTTAAATACAGCAGAAAACAAAGAATTAAGTCCTGAGAAAATTGCAGCCATTAAACAAAGTAAGGTTGAGATGGCCTACAATTTTGACGAATTTAATCAAAACGGAGCAGAGATATCTGTAAGCGGATGGGCATATTTACCTGACCAGGATGCAACGAACTCGCGCATCAATGTTTTATTGGTAAAGGAAAACCGAACAATAAAAATGCAAACAATACAAGTTGTGCGTAAAGACGTAACTGCTGACAGGAAGAGTTTTGACTTTGACAATTCAGGTTTCAGGTATGTTGGAATTCCTAAAAATGTACCTGCGGGAACATATCAGGTGGGTATTTATATTCTGGATAAAGCAACTAATAAAGAATCTGTTGTTGTAACAGATAAAACAATTGAGGTGCAATAA